The DNA segment GATCAAGGAAAGAAGACGAGTCAGGCAACGTACGAACGAACATGAAATCTATCTTAGTTGCTCGCAACGATATTGGTTTAGCCGGAATCATTTACAGATAactaataaatattaattgaaCATATTAaagttgtaataaaaattggGCCGGTCTCACGGTgcagttgtcaactcgtacgacttaacaacatgtacGCCATCAGTTCAAACGTCGAATGTACCGTGCCCCCATATGGAGGACTAACTAAGCCTATAAGTGGAAcgggcaggccttgaccgacaaaggttgttgtgccaaataagaagaagaagagaagaagaagttataaaataattaaaaaatgtgTAACAATCACGACAGAACCTAGGCAAATAATTTCGTCTCAAATTTGAGTTGGAACATTTTATTCTGGTGCATTTTATTTCGCAATAAAGTACCGAGCCTTTTCATCGGCTGTCTGAATATCCGTGTTGTTCAAAAATCCCTAGGAGGAGATATGAAAAACAATTCATTGACAGATATCCAAacgaaaaccaaacaaaaattcttatttttttccaaaaacaatgttaaaaataCTTGGAATTCAAAAAAATCACTATGAGTATGGACAAACGGTATTCTACTGATTTTTATGCATGAAATTATCTTTTTCAGACTCTCAAATtctgttcatttttttaatttatcttcTGCTTCAACTTCTTTACCCGTGTAGACACTGCTGCAGTAAAACACGATCCCTCTACTGTACTGACAGCATCCTCCCCGATTCCACCTGTCACCTCAACTGACAGTTTGGtttctgttttggttttttccaCTCGCTGTCAAAGGAAAATATCTGGCCGCAGCAAAATCGCACCGTGTCTGCGTACGGGAAAATCGAAAGCAAAAATGAGCCTATTCCTGCGTTCAGTGGCGAGAGCTGGTGCTACGCAATGGTAAGCTTCTGCCGAAAGTGCCAAAACACAAACTGCCTTGAGTTGATTGCAATCATCAACAAGAACGAACTTCCCTTCATGCCACTTGCTCCTCCCGGCTGGATGGATGGTTGTGTAATCGAAATTGTTTTGTGGCAACTGATatcctttttctcttccccTCCGCAAGGATGCGTGCATCACTCTCGACGTCATCGATCGCGTTCAAGGATCCGAAGGCACAAAAGGAAGCCCCGATACTGGACGCTAGCGTTGTTCTCGCCGATGCAGAGGAGCGTGCCCGTGACCACCTTCCCACGATCACGGTGCCGACCAAGGTTAGTTGATGGTTATTGTACGGTGCAAAGAGGTAAATCGAATCCTCAACAAAACACATGTTTGCCTTCCCTTTCAGGTCGATATTAGCCCCATTACTGGCGTGCCGGAGGAGCACGTGAAGGAGCGTCGGGTGCGCATCTTCATGCCGGCCAAGAACGCGATGCAAAGCGGTACGGACAACATCCACCACTGGAGCATCGAGTTCGATAACCGCGAGCGCTGGGAGAACCCACTGATGGGATGGTCCTCAACGTGAGTGTTTGCGTTTGCGGGGACGTTGCGAAAGTGcattttgttgtaattttcTCCTTTCACCACATTCTAGCGGTGATCCATTGTCGAACATGCGCGTCGACTTCACCAGCGCCGACGAGGCGATCGCCCACTGCGAGAAGAACGGCTGGAGATGGTTCGTGGACAAGCAGGAGGTGCAGAAGAAGCCGCGCGTCAAGAACTACGGCATCAACTTTAGCTGGAACAAGCGTACCCGCGTGTCGACCAAGTGAGAAGGTGttttaaagaagaagaagaagaatcgtGGACATCAAACAAACCGGTGCCGTTGTTAGCTATCGTTGTAAATAAGAGACACCTCCTTAAAAATCGTGTCAATGAACTAACGTGTTTTCTCCATCCTAGTATGCCGATCGTTTCTTTCCCCACACAGGGGGTTCACTGTGCGAACGGTCAAAGCCTTCTTTTCGGTTTGGGAACGAAATGTTCCCTTCCTCGTCAAGTTTATTCAAGTTCATCAAAGCTTACGGGCTAAAACGGTTCAACGGTTTAATTCGAACAGGCACTGTGCGCCATTGAGTTCAACTTTAAGCTGATTTCACGATCGCcgcatacaacaacaaaaaagtccaACTAACGGTTACTTTAATTCAAAATGCTCCTACTAAAATGGACggaaaaaagtacaaaaaaaggcGCTTGAGGTAACCACCAAATAATCCTAATAATTCTTCGAATATCCCGATGGACCACCATCCATCTGCAGCTGTTCCAGCTGTAGCTGCTTTCGGATCGCCCCGAGCTGCGTCAACACACGCGTTGATCccttttcattcacttttgTCCGTTCAACGGCGGGTACCTTtttggaaaaagaaaagctgtTGTTTAAGAGTTCCTTTTCTACCCCTTTTACTCCACTCTTTCGTACCTCCCATTTCTTCTCCATCAGCTTCAGGGCGTCACTTTTCAGATTGTCCGGTCGATCACTTACGTACACTTTCGGGGGCGAAAGCGATGGAAGCAGTGGTCCGGTTTTGTTCCCCTTCACACGATCATTGCTGTGCTGCTCCTGCTCACGATGATTatggtggtgttgttgatgatgatgatgggaagaatgatgatgatgatgatggtaatcGTTGTGCTGTTGCCCTTTACTGTTGCCCTTTCTACCATTGCCACGCTTCATCCAAAGCGTGTTGTAGTGTCGCACGTACTTGGCAATCCGGTCATCCATCAGATCGTCCCCGACGGTGGCGGACGAAGTTTCCCCGTCCCCATCGGACAACGGTGGGCTGTCGGGCGGAGCGTATCGGGACGGTCCCGCCCCTCCCGATCGCAGCTTATTGTCCACAAACACCTCCCCGTTGCGGATGTTCACGGTGAAGACCGGTTCCGGTGGCTTCTTGCTCGGATGGAACAGCGAATCCTTGTCGATGTTGAGCGAGAACGGTGGCTTGCGGTAGTTGTTGCGCACAATCACTGGATTCAGCACGTCCAGGTCGCCGTGCTCGTTGTCACTCTCGTGATACTGGATGTCGATCACCTTGAAGGGGTTCTTCTGCGACGGTGAaacggtgctggtggtggtggtggtggtggtggccacCGCCCGATGTACCTGCACATCATCGTCGTCCGTTTCGAGTGGGGCGCGATGATGTCGGCGCTCCGTGTGATGATACTGCTGCTTCTTCGGATGGTAGAGGAAGTTTTTGTTCTGTTGGTCCGCCTCCGTCGACAGTGTGCAGACGGCACACAACGATGCTCCCTTTGTTCCATTCATCGCTCGCTTCATTGTCCGTTCGCATCTTATGCAGCGACTATTACCGTCCTCCCCCCGCTTGCCACCATTGTACGCCTCCGGTCGTTTACACTTGGCGCAATGCTGCCGGCGCTTGCTGTGCTTCCCCAGCGCTGGCTGCAATGGAAGACGCGACCGATCACCGTCCGTCCGGCAGCTCTTACAGTACTGGAACCGATGATCGTCCaccgctcctcctcctcctcccacCATCACCGACGTGTCGGCCGTCGTTTCGCTGGAAGATTCATAGTCCTCCTGCTCGGTGGACAGGGCGAGCGCGTTCGTAGAGACGGCTGGCGCAACCGACACGAACGGATGCAGATGGGTGGGCTGCTGTTTCTCCTGCTGCTGGGTGGCCGAGTTGCTTATGTACCGCTGGTACGCCGCCTTTGTCCGCTCGTCGCCGGAAGAGAATGCCCCGCCGTTCGGTTGCGGAACGGTTGGCTTGGTGTCGGAGGAAGCAGCCGCCGCGGCGGCTTTACCGCCATTTTCCGAAAATGCTTTCCGCTGGCCATCGTACGGGTTGAAAACTTTGTGATCGTTCTCCAGGTTCGCGAGCAGCTGCAGCCGGCGGATGTGGTTCTGCTCGTTGGCGATGCGGATCTTCTCGCTGCGCAGCCGCTCGTGCTCGAGCTGCTCCTCTAGCTGCATCGTTTTCAGCTGTTGCTCCAGTCGGCTTTAATGGGTTTAATTcatagattaaaaaaaagaaggaattCGAGAGTTTTGTAGAGTAAAAAAACGGTACtaaatggaacaaaaagaGTAAATTTGCGTGACGGAATTTTGGCCCTAATAGGCTCGTGCCAATTGCAATGAGATAAGAACGATTTTTGAGGTCATTATTTTAGCaagaaaaagcaacaatttaaCAACCGTTTCTTCTCACAAAAAGGCTCCATTATTAAGCTTTCCTTTTAAGTTAAATGCCCAACTCCGTGATCGAATGCAATTACCCTCAAATGTAACATAACCTATTGCCTTAattgttgtgtgcgtgtgaaagCTTTTCTAAAATTTCCAATTATGCCCGCCTCCCCTCCCCTGCTTCGGCTCCCGCCACTCTTTATACCTGGTCAGCATTTCCTCTTCGAGCTTTTCCTTCTCGCGCAACCGTTCGACCTCTTTGCGCTTTTCCTCGATCTGCTTGATGAGCTCCTTCTGGTATTCCAGCTTACGGCGGCTTTCCTCCTGTTCGATAGCGGGGTCGTCGCGCGTTGGTTGTGTGAACATGTGAAGGAAAAAGACAGTTTGAATTAGTTTCAAATAAAgcagaaaaacaaagaaaacaggtAACAAATTCCGCCACGAATGCTTGTTAAGAGAAAAGTCGTAAAATAGTCCAAAATTTTGTTTCGTATTCAAAATAGCTCATTCTCCCCCAACCCATATACGTACATCGGCCAACATCCTGTTCCTGCGATCGATAGTGTCTGTGTTAAGAATGGTAGGCAGATCAGTATGGGCTAAATCTTGGATCAACTTCTCACGCGGGCTACCTTTGCGGTAGTTGGAGTTCCCCTCCGCCACCAGTGACTTGCCAAAGCGGACCTGTGGTTGACCAgtggcaccaccaccagggccagtgccagcagcagccggcggGCTTGTAGGAGCATTGCCAGTTCCCTTCTCATTGGTTGCTTCCGTTCCGCCGGGTGATTTGCCCGTGCCGTACTTCTGCATGTACTGCTGGTGTTTCGTCGTCACTTCCGGGATCTACAACAGTGTGGAAAAGTGTGTTAATTGATTGCTCATgagtaaacaaaaaagcgggtttgtttttcctaaaATTTGTGCCGgtttgaagaagaaggaaagaaagcgaattgctttacaaaattaaactaaaactaaGTGGAGGGTTTGTGACCTCGTGTGACTTTACAACACTAATATTTACTACGGAATTTGCACCGTGTGTGCCTCTCTAAAGTAAGGTGATGGTAGAGCGCTAGCCGAAGTCAAAGAACCAGAGGATAGTTTACCGCGTTAGCAatgaaatttacatttttcaaataCTCTTGATACTCCTGCTGGCGCGTACGGGACAGGaccgttttcttttccttctgctTTTTGTTGAAACTCGGAAAGTACGAAAAGAACGTATCCGAGACCCACTGTTCCATCTCATCCTGcaaatgaaagaaaagaaagagagagaaagagggttTATTAAACTACATTGTTGGAAAGGAAATTCATTAGAGGTTGGTTGTTGCACGCACAATCGGGAATCGGAATGGCGTTTTAACGTCCTGCCGCTGTGCGTTTCATTCCCTGAAATAGGTCGTGGTTCGGTAGAAACGGAATCAGATATTTATAGATGAATGTAGCGGTACGATTATCATTTGCATAACCATTTTGGTGGCTGACGCGCCACGTGCATTCACTTTAGCGCCCAGAACGATATTGATCCAAGTAAGAACATGTTTTGTACGTCAATGATTGCCCTTTAAGGAAGCCCAGGAAAGGGCATGAAACCATTGTTGCCTTTGTAAAGTCATTTTCTAGTAACATTAAAGAGAAAAGCTTCATTTCTAGCTTGTACTGGTTGCCATTGCACACCTTTAAAGGCCTCCTAAACACTGCGCGGCGTTCAATGCTATCGTCGGCAAGGATCTACTAAACGGAAGGTAAACACATTGCACAAGTTGAAAGCCAGCCACTCTCataaacatttcatttccacgCCACACGGCAGCGAAAGTTTCAATTTACATTCCtcacaagtgtgtgtgtctgtctgcaTTGTATGTTGCCGTATTTTCATAATGATCATGTAAAACTATCCATTGCGACCACACTAGGTAGCTTTTAGTCGCCAGCTTTCACGCAGGATGTCCCCCGTACCCTTGGGACGTGGCGTTAAACGTTTCCATGTATCACTTGTATTCCTGTCTGTTTCTgtagtttgtttttagtttcaaTGTAGAACTCAGGCAAAAAGTCTTGTCTGCACAGGAAATTGCAAAACTAGCGACTACCGGAAAAGCGGCATCGCATCATCTCAACGGGCAACCAAAGCCCAACAAACATCCAGTGGCACAATGaaccctctctatctctctctcccgggTTTGTTAGATaatggaattgtttttttacaataacaaCCGATGTTGTAATTTAAAAAGTTGTAAAGTTTATCAACCCCGCGTGAAAGGTACGCCGCAGCGTTAACACTCACGAGGTAAGCGGTCCGCTTTAGCCAACCACGAACTATTCTAAGCTGGGAGCTTTTTTACCTTCTGTCCCCCATACCGTGGTGCGATGTGTATGAATGTCCTATGAAAGTTACGAGGCACGAGCTGTTCGTGACGAGGTctgttgaaaaatgtaatATCATCATCAACGCGCCACCACAAACCCATTGCCACCCATTTCCACGCTACGCTAGACTACTGGCTACTGGTAATGGTAGCAGCAATACGAAATAATCACTTTCCTACAGACCACTCACCAGACACTAAGGTTCTTAGCGGTGGAAGGTTGACGTTTGCGGTTCGTACCCCCCTTTATGAAATTGAATATTATAGTTTTCTTCTActggaaattgaaattgtgctgagtttcctacaaaaaaagcttcaatagtaAGGATTTTCCAGCAGTGTTTCATGGTCGTAGAGCGACATGCTTAAAGCCTTCTTCAAGGTTGACTTCCCCTACAGTTAAGTGGCTACTTCCGGCGTGGGTTAAGTTGCCAATTATCTTGCGGATTTTGATGGAATAGGAATAAATTTGTACATCCATTTGTTTAACTTCAGCATGTTTAGGCCCGGTAGAAGGCGACATGCATTCGACACAAATTCGAGCCTTGTGCTTTGTAACGGTTTCTGAAGTTTGCTTCTAATTGTGATGCTTGATGTACCAATGGTTTCGGAAAAAACGGAAGAGATCGTTTGTCTAAAACAATATACGTAGGCTTCTGGAGGCTCCCAAGTTTCTGGAAGCTATATTCATCATTTTTCAGCAGATTGGGACATTCTTATACTTGTTTAATGCAGGGTTAACGAtacttccttcttttttgaaatataattcctaaaatttcttttaaaatacCTCTTTGTAGAGTCATTTCAAGCCTGAAAAACGTATTAAAAGTACCAAATATTATTAGATAGCAACAGTGAAATGTTAGATTACGATAAAACCAGTAAAAAGgcaagaaaacagaaaatgaCCTCCATTTTACCCACATTTTCGCcgtaaaaaaaactcgtttGCCGCAACATAATGCTTTCCATCCTTCAAAATAACGCCTTTCCATAAGTAATCTGTTCCTGCCGAACCACAGGTCTGAGACGTCCGACTACGCCCTTCCTTCCCGCCACGTCGACGGTAGGTCTCGGTCGATATAATAACATAATataataacacacacacgtcactCACTCTCATATTCCCGCGGCAAAGTCCCGTGTTGGGGGAATGATCTTAAAACAGGCGAAAACAGGCGGAACCTTTTAAGCACCCAAGGGAAAAAGCGGTATTATAATTTTCAATCGCCTGACTAAGAAAAGTCTGCCCTCCTCTTCACGGTCACTGTGCGCTTTTTTTGCCCAACTGTACTACAAAATGGGtttgtaaatttaaaattcCATCATTGAACGGGTAAAACGGCTCAATGAAAGGGTAAAATGTAGAGCAATGAGGTCTCGTTTTTCGCTTCATTCAATGgcgcttttctttttcggtgTAAAGGAACCATGACATTCATATCTTAATTACTGGTTGCAATGAAGCAATCATTAACTTTCCTGTTAATTTAAAACGATTATATTCATTGTTGGCAGcccttaaacaaaaaaagaggaaacgaTATACGATTAAAACGCTTTCACTTAAAAGCTCATGCTCCTATCCCAATCCGTGCCACTTTACTTGCCGTCGGCCATACATTCCGTATTGACTAACAGCCAATAAGTGGTCCGGGTCCTACATCTTCTCCCAATTAATATGCGATATTCTCCACCTTTCCCCGCCTTTCCAATCTCCAAACGCTGCATTCGACCCGCGGCGATTGACTGACGGCGGCTCCGCGCGGTGACACTGATTCCACTATGCCGGCAGGATCAGTTTCTCTCTCCCCCATCTTGATTTTATGTCAAGTGCGATGGCCAGGAATTGATGCCGACGAATTTAGGACGGAATTGGAATTAATTTCCAATTTCTAGATGCCCAAAACAGAACGCCCGTTTAGATGAGAAATGGTCGGGACATGTGAAGGGGGAGAGCCAGTCGGACGAACGCCGTCGTCTGGGCTTGAATCATTTGTGGAGGGGTGGCTGGTGGTTGATTGTCAACGCAATATGCATCGCGGTCAACTTGGGCAACGTTTGAGGAAGTAAAGCTCTGGCTGTACTACTACAGCGGGACACAGGACCAATTTATTTTAGGCCATCGTGTACTGGCGATACCCATCAAACGTCGTGGGCCAGTTTCTTTCTCCCCCCTGCCTGAGATGATCTGATTCCATCCCATTCACGAGTACTACACATTACGTACGCAACGACCCCCACTCGAGGATCAGTTTGGAGGTTAGTAGAGCGTGTGAGTAAACCCAGAAAAAAGACTACCGCTACCAAAAACATAAGGCTTCAGAATTGCATTCTTGCGCAGAATAATTTGTGATGGTTTTTGGCTCTTTTCGGGTGAGGCAGGGAAGATAAATTATGTGCCGAATGGGGCGAGAATGGGAGCGTGATTCTAATGTTGTGGTATTCATTAATTataggagttttttttacggGTTTGCATTGTCATACGTGAAGGACAGATTGGGGCGACGATGGTCAATTCGATCGATAGGAGCTATAAAACCGTATAGACGTGTTGTACTTTTACATAACCAGGGGAAGATACTTATGACAATGTAGCCTTATTTATACACTAAATAGAAGATTTACTCATACATTCCCCTTAAACCGACATAATTACTTTATCATTAAGCTAGAAACTGTATGATTTGTATCACCTGCATGAATGAAATCGACAATTTAGGCAAATTGCGAATAAATCAATTGCGCAAAAGGTAAACAGAGCTGATTGAAATCAATTTCGCTTGCACAAAGGAcatgtttttcctttccaattACCGATATGTATCGGCAGCCTTCCTCCAGGTGACTTTGTTGGCGATGAATGGACAAATAGAGATTATTATCATTCTATTATCGTTAACACACCACCTTGCCGGGTCGCGTACTCGCTTCTCTATGTCAGCTGAGCGTAATGAACATTCTGGATTGAAGATTTACAAGATTAATTTACGATCGAAACGATAGAAATTTAATGTAAATGGTTAGTAATTCACAATAATCCGTTATCACCTATGTCAAAGCTcataaatttaaacatttagTTAAATTTAATATCGTAAACACAATCCTCTTAAGACGGATTGAACTCTACTTGAACATTATCTGCCGATCGACGATCATGTCACGATCCCgtttgaataacaaaaaacctcAGCAAGCTGTTTTTATTCAACTTGCTCGGAATTCAAATTGTAGTTATGACAACGGGTAAAGCGAGATATCAAGAACCATTCTGTGAGCCACTGCTTTTCCCCGAAAAGTGAAGCATTGTTTCGTCCTCCCCCTCACGAAGACAAATCACTCAATGGGTTGAGAACGCGACATAAACAATAGCCCAGATCCCGTTACCGGCAAAGCGATGAGGcttatttaatgaatttaattcaatGCGTCACTTACTGTCCCGCACCAATTCCAAGGTAATCCAAAGTGATCGGATCTGAAGAAGATCGAGCGGCAGTGGCGTGGTGATGATTATCAATGAATGTTTTATCACATAATTAAACATATAATCGCATTTTTTTCACATCGTCAACACCATTAACACGCAACTGATTAACATGCCGGCTCGGTAGTAGTTGCACAAAAGGAACGCACAATCGGAACTGGAAGACAAGACGAAACGGTACAATATCGACAATCGGATACGGAGAAAACAAACGCGCACGGCCACCGTGGTGCGGTGTAAGTCTTGCCAAGTGGTCGTCTTGGAAGGCACTGGCAGGCAAACGGTTCTCGAACCACACCGACCGACCTCTGCCCAATAGCAGGACGTTCGTTCGTAAGTCTTCGCTATTTCAAACAGGATTCGACCAGGAAAGTCACTGCGCCGAATCCGTGGCCAGTTCGTGGCGAAATATTGTATTCATCCTTCAATTACTACTCACCTGTTGCGGCGACATTTGTTTCGCACGGGCTGCCGACGGGactgttgctggtggtggtgatggtgctgcgtCGGTTGGTGTCGTCGGGGTGGCCACAACATTGCGCGCCCGGTGGTCCATGTTTGGCCGTGAATCAATAGAGCTGGCAGAAGAAACATTTCGCTCGCGGGGTGCTTTTCCGCTTGGTCCGGCTTCCACATCGGGTACCGTGGCCGTTTTCTTACTAAGCTGAGAGTTGACCTTTTCCTTCGATAGCTTATCGTTGGCGGGACAGTTGTCGCTAGCTATCTCTTCCACGGAAACATCATCCTTTTGCAATTCTTCCGGGCGGGAAGGTGTATGTCGTGTGTGTGGATCTTCCTGCTTGATACGCTGGATACGCTCCTTATCCAACTCTAGTAACTGTCTTTGCTTTGCTATAAACGCTTCTAGCTCCTTCGAGTATTCGGTGTACGACATTGTGTATCTTTCAacaaacaacttaaaaaaaaaaaacttttttcaacAAATCTGTAGCACAATGCAATCGACCGTTTACAATTTCCGAAAAATGAAGCCGTTGTCTTGACATTTCGCGTTGACAGTTAACGGCTGTCAGTTTGCTTTGTTGTGCTGTGAGTACGCAGTGCCCAGCTCCAACAGTCACGTGGAGGACATTCAAAGTTAAAAATAAGTTTTTGCTATGCTATATGAGAAACatcgttttttcttcaattaacCCGAATTGTAGGCACTTTTTTAATGATCGTCTGGTTGCCAATAATACCATTCTTTACTTTGCGCTGCTTGCGCTTGCAGATTCTTGTTATCATTTTGATGCGCAAGCAGGAAAGGATGAGATTTCTCATGGAAAAGTACGCCAGCTCAACCAGCGTGATGATGCTGAAGCCGAAGAAAAACTCCAGAATGCTGCCGGTGGACACTAGAACCAGAAAAAACACGATATTTAACTTTTACATTACCCTCATTGCGCTTCACATTATCTCACCCATCGCATCGATAAAGTCGAAAATGATTCTTCGACTGTAACGAATTTTCGGTATGCGGATGCTCCATTTAATTACCGGATCGTTAAACCAGAACGTTGAGCCGTAGTGCTGCAGCGTGAACGTGACATCGTCACAGTTTTTCAGGCAATTACACGCACCAAAGATTTCCCGCAGCTCGTCGGCCGTCAGAAAGGAGATGTAGCTTTGGTACAGCTCCACACAGGCAAGTTGCGATAGCTTGCAGTACTTTGAGGGATCTATTAAACAGGATACGATAAAACTAACATGTTGTAGAGTTAGTTTTTCGAAAAGAGTGTCTAGAGTTACCTGATATTTGATAAAAGTAAGGAATGCAATCGCAATGCTTGAGAAATAGGTAGAATTTGCACTCCAGTAGACACAACCCGTACGAATAGTACTCCGGAAAGAACTTCAAGTTGGACTCGTGCGGAAAGCGACATTTTCGTTGCTTGATACTTAAACTCTTCAAGGCGGGAACGGACGTAATTGCCAGTGCATTGAAATCCATCTTGGTGAATGTGAAAAATCCTCGCTCGATAAGCAGTGACTTCCGGATCGTTGGCATCTCATACGGGCTGTGAAAGAAAATCTTCCCAAAAATGCTTTTTACAAGCGATCGTCTGCAGACCTGAAACATTTCACCAAACAACTTACATTCCCATTAGAGGTACAGTTCGATATCGTTGCCGATGCTTCCCCATTGAACACGCTCACTTCGTACAGCTTTTCGTCCGGCGCGTACGGATCAATGCTCAGGTACCGACCGATAGCCGTGTTGAACGTGTAGCAAATGCCCATCTCGGTCAGCGA comes from the Anopheles coluzzii chromosome 2, AcolN3, whole genome shotgun sequence genome and includes:
- the LOC120952678 gene encoding NADH dehydrogenase [ubiquinone] iron-sulfur protein 4, mitochondrial, yielding MSLFLRSVARAGATQWMRASLSTSSIAFKDPKAQKEAPILDASVVLADAEERARDHLPTITVPTKVDISPITGVPEEHVKERRVRIFMPAKNAMQSGTDNIHHWSIEFDNRERWENPLMGWSSTGDPLSNMRVDFTSADEAIAHCEKNGWRWFVDKQEVQKKPRVKNYGINFSWNKRTRVSTK